One Mycobacterium marseillense DNA window includes the following coding sequences:
- a CDS encoding glycosyltransferase family 2 protein — protein MKFFQGRHPTAAMAGRILTTLPDDVSTSVSVNSNAEGSPITPIISVCVPMYNNGATIERCLRSILDQDAEYELIVVDDNSPDDSVAIAEKMLRPGDRLIRNTSNLGAHGNHIKCLELARGSYIQYVHGDDWLLPGALRTLARCFDDPSVGLAFAPRRVLTDDLEWLRRCGTLHTRFRNLQEHNDGQSLVMQMALQGLATNWIGEPTNVMFRRQLALDAGGIRSDIAHLSDLDLWLRMLLRSAACFVPQELSVRQHSPFTVQTFEARPWWLDRLRLLTWVIVDPASPIMIRLTAGMWWAPVWLLRALEVIVYGPDRASRMKTLLLAPVREFARARRLRANLKWNEP, from the coding sequence ATGAAGTTCTTCCAGGGCAGGCACCCAACCGCAGCTATGGCCGGAAGGATTCTCACCACATTGCCTGACGATGTATCGACATCAGTATCGGTAAATTCCAACGCTGAGGGTTCGCCAATCACCCCGATTATTTCGGTGTGCGTACCGATGTACAACAACGGCGCGACGATCGAGCGTTGTTTGCGGAGCATCCTGGATCAAGACGCTGAATACGAGCTCATCGTCGTTGACGACAACTCACCGGACGATAGTGTCGCCATCGCCGAAAAGATGCTACGCCCCGGAGACCGGCTGATACGCAACACGTCCAATCTGGGCGCGCACGGAAACCACATCAAGTGCTTGGAACTCGCGCGTGGCAGTTACATCCAATACGTGCACGGCGACGACTGGTTGCTTCCGGGAGCTCTTCGGACACTCGCCCGTTGTTTCGATGATCCCTCTGTCGGACTGGCTTTCGCGCCTCGGCGCGTGTTGACGGATGACCTCGAGTGGCTACGCCGATGCGGCACACTGCATACGCGCTTTCGGAACTTGCAAGAACACAACGACGGTCAGTCGTTAGTCATGCAAATGGCGTTGCAGGGCCTCGCAACTAACTGGATAGGAGAGCCCACCAACGTTATGTTCCGGCGCCAGCTGGCGCTCGACGCAGGAGGCATCCGCTCCGACATCGCTCATCTATCGGATTTGGACCTCTGGTTGCGTATGCTGCTGAGATCGGCGGCTTGCTTTGTCCCGCAAGAACTCTCGGTACGGCAACATTCCCCGTTTACGGTGCAAACTTTCGAGGCACGACCCTGGTGGCTTGACCGGCTGCGCCTTCTGACCTGGGTTATCGTTGATCCCGCATCACCCATCATGATTCGACTTACCGCGGGAATGTGGTGGGCGCCCGTCTGGCTGCTACGAGCTCTAGAAGTCATTGTCTACGGGCCGGACAGAGCCTCACGGATGAAAACGTTGCTGCTCGCCCCCGTCCGTGAGTTCGCCCGAGCTCGGCGGCTCCGTGCCAACCTGAAATGGAACGAGCCGTAG
- a CDS encoding glycosyltransferase family 2 protein, with amino-acid sequence MDDAQAAPLISVCVPMYNNAATIERCLRSVLDQVGVEFEIVIVDDQSTDDGAATAATLLRAGDRLIRNDARLGLNGNHNRCLELARGDYIQFLHGDDWLLPGALQTLARSFDDSDVGMAFAPRRVQTDDLPWSERRRAPSKLHVYFVRLRERNRGSSLVLQIVALWGASANLIGEPSCVMFRRRLAADAGGLRDDVYQTVDLDFWLRLMLRSAVCFVPQELSVRHHTATTESANITKAHRHWLDQLRILTWMIVDPASTSAVRAAALPWWALVWLGLLFKVTAFGPQRSSRLKALLAAPASEFARARRFRADLARPLR; translated from the coding sequence ATCGACGATGCGCAGGCCGCGCCGCTGATCTCGGTGTGCGTGCCGATGTACAACAACGCGGCGACAATCGAGCGCTGTCTACGTAGCGTCCTGGATCAGGTTGGCGTCGAGTTCGAGATCGTCATCGTTGATGACCAGTCGACAGACGATGGCGCCGCTACAGCCGCGACATTGCTCCGCGCCGGAGACCGCTTGATACGCAACGACGCTCGCCTGGGCTTGAATGGAAACCACAACAGATGTTTGGAACTTGCCCGTGGCGACTACATCCAGTTTCTGCACGGAGACGATTGGTTGCTCCCAGGAGCCCTGCAGACACTGGCCCGATCTTTTGACGACTCTGACGTCGGGATGGCCTTCGCACCCCGACGGGTGCAGACCGACGATCTCCCTTGGAGCGAGCGGCGGCGGGCACCTAGCAAGCTGCACGTCTATTTTGTGAGGCTTCGGGAGCGAAATCGCGGGTCGTCGTTGGTCCTGCAGATCGTGGCCCTATGGGGCGCAAGCGCCAATTTGATCGGCGAACCGAGCTGCGTGATGTTCCGGCGGCGGCTGGCGGCGGACGCGGGAGGCTTACGGGACGACGTCTATCAGACCGTGGACTTGGATTTCTGGTTGCGTCTGATGCTGCGATCAGCGGTTTGCTTTGTACCGCAAGAGCTCTCGGTACGTCATCACACCGCAACCACCGAGTCGGCCAACATCACCAAGGCCCATCGGCACTGGCTGGACCAGCTACGCATTCTGACGTGGATGATCGTGGACCCGGCATCCACCAGCGCTGTCCGAGCCGCTGCACTGCCATGGTGGGCACTTGTCTGGTTGGGACTGCTCTTCAAAGTGACGGCGTTCGGACCTCAGCGGTCCTCGCGGCTGAAGGCGTTGCTCGCGGCGCCCGCTAGTGAGTTCGCCCGGGCGAGGCGGTTTCGCGCTGATCTTGCGCGCCCATTGCGATAG
- a CDS encoding acyl carrier protein produces the protein MVDQAKIKEVMAAVLGVDASTISEDASMDSIESWNSLRQMSLVLALEEEFGVSFPDEDAANATSFKLLSLVLQEQVA, from the coding sequence ATGGTTGATCAGGCGAAGATCAAAGAGGTGATGGCCGCGGTTCTGGGAGTGGACGCGTCCACGATCAGCGAGGACGCCAGCATGGACAGTATCGAGAGTTGGAACTCGCTACGTCAGATGAGTTTGGTGCTGGCGCTCGAAGAAGAGTTCGGTGTGTCGTTTCCAGATGAAGACGCCGCGAACGCGACCTCGTTCAAGCTTTTGTCGTTAGTACTACAAGAGCAGGTCGCCTGA
- a CDS encoding 3-oxoacyl-ACP synthase III family protein — translation MNTVPTSAVPMPAVSIVGVGHHLPARVVGNDELCQKLDPAQAITPEWIEEKTGIRQRRIADPQDTAWGFAVAAAKQAMAMAQVTAEQLDVIICCTFSGDYIYPPVSAKVQQQLEAKHAQIYDVQANCSGFVTGLTAASDRMKVDDTVRYALVIGVEMLSRYIDGSDVNTAIYLSDGAGAAVLSRVQQGGILHSAFHTDSSNFDAVRQRGGGSMFPTNGRPFDRAVDLMEMNGIATWKQAITHLPPTIRKAVAKSGYEISDIDFVVFHQANLRLIEYLVKKMGFGLDKTYANVAEVGNTGSASLAIALSEAVHKRKLSRGQRVVLAGVGAGFNFAASVWDWTLEIPQ, via the coding sequence ATGAACACTGTTCCGACTTCTGCCGTCCCAATGCCCGCCGTTTCCATCGTCGGAGTGGGCCACCACCTGCCTGCGCGAGTGGTCGGCAACGACGAGCTGTGCCAGAAGCTGGACCCGGCACAAGCCATTACGCCCGAGTGGATCGAAGAAAAAACTGGTATCCGCCAGCGCCGTATTGCAGACCCGCAAGACACCGCGTGGGGATTCGCAGTGGCCGCAGCTAAGCAAGCGATGGCGATGGCGCAAGTCACCGCCGAGCAACTCGACGTCATTATCTGTTGCACCTTCTCGGGGGACTACATCTATCCGCCGGTCTCCGCCAAGGTGCAGCAGCAGCTCGAGGCAAAGCACGCACAGATCTACGACGTGCAAGCCAACTGCTCGGGCTTCGTTACAGGGTTGACGGCAGCGTCCGATCGCATGAAGGTGGACGACACTGTGCGCTACGCGCTGGTTATCGGCGTTGAAATGCTCAGCCGCTACATCGATGGCAGCGACGTCAACACCGCCATATACCTCAGTGATGGCGCCGGTGCAGCCGTACTGAGCCGAGTGCAGCAAGGCGGCATCCTCCACTCCGCCTTCCACACGGACAGCTCGAACTTCGATGCCGTGCGCCAGCGCGGCGGAGGCTCGATGTTTCCCACGAACGGTCGGCCGTTCGATCGCGCGGTGGACTTGATGGAGATGAACGGTATTGCGACGTGGAAGCAGGCCATCACCCATCTGCCCCCCACCATTCGCAAGGCAGTCGCCAAGTCGGGCTACGAGATCAGCGACATCGACTTCGTCGTGTTTCACCAGGCGAATCTGCGCTTGATCGAATACCTCGTGAAAAAAATGGGCTTCGGTTTGGATAAGACATATGCCAACGTCGCCGAGGTGGGTAACACTGGCTCGGCATCGCTTGCAATCGCACTGAGCGAAGCGGTGCACAAACGCAAGTTGAGCCGAGGCCAGCGCGTGGTGCTAGCCGGCGTGGGCGCGGGGTTCAATTTCGCGGCGAGCGTATGGGATTGGACTTTGGAGATACCGCAATGA
- a CDS encoding sulfotransferase family protein: protein MPRSGTSALTRVLSLCGATLPAELEVADSYNPRGYWEPRETHHLNGHMLRRHYSTDADPSLRLQEDGAIGVEEKTAFIDKIKAFLTTLPYAPLVVIKDLYITALSEMWFAAARQAGFDIAVVVALRRPQEVIASVAASRRLSPELPHALPSAMWLKYNLLAERNTRGVPRVFVEYANLLDDWRREIKRISAALGIDLAHRDERAIDEFLTRDLHRNRDYGPVPEPFGTDWVSTVYQAARAAARDEPWQESALNRVYDAYRASEHAFRTAFRDFSEDFRDQMPPPHAVLLRLLPRRNVIIELRRHRGVRGLSIEVRRRRDAR, encoded by the coding sequence ATGCCTCGGTCCGGAACGTCGGCGCTCACGCGTGTCCTCTCGCTGTGCGGCGCTACGCTTCCGGCCGAGCTCGAAGTCGCCGACTCCTATAATCCGCGTGGCTACTGGGAACCGCGTGAGACTCACCATCTCAACGGCCATATGCTGCGCCGCCACTACAGCACCGATGCCGACCCGTCACTGCGTTTGCAGGAAGACGGCGCGATCGGTGTCGAAGAAAAGACCGCCTTCATCGACAAGATTAAGGCTTTCCTCACGACGCTGCCGTACGCGCCACTTGTAGTGATTAAAGACCTCTATATAACGGCACTTTCGGAGATGTGGTTTGCGGCGGCGCGACAGGCAGGATTCGACATCGCGGTCGTGGTCGCCTTGCGCCGCCCACAGGAGGTCATCGCGTCAGTTGCGGCGAGTCGGAGGCTCTCACCGGAGCTTCCGCATGCGCTTCCGAGCGCCATGTGGCTCAAGTACAACCTTCTGGCCGAGCGGAATACGCGCGGCGTGCCACGCGTATTTGTCGAATATGCCAACCTTCTCGACGACTGGCGCCGCGAAATTAAACGGATTTCCGCTGCGCTCGGAATCGACCTGGCCCATCGCGATGAGCGCGCAATCGACGAGTTCCTCACGAGGGATCTTCATCGCAATCGCGACTACGGTCCGGTGCCGGAGCCATTCGGCACAGATTGGGTTTCCACCGTCTATCAGGCGGCCCGAGCGGCCGCGCGTGACGAGCCCTGGCAAGAGTCCGCGCTGAATCGTGTTTACGACGCCTATCGGGCGAGCGAACATGCTTTCCGAACGGCCTTCAGGGATTTCAGCGAGGATTTCCGGGACCAAATGCCTCCGCCCCACGCAGTGCTCCTGCGCCTCTTACCGCGACGTAACGTGATCATCGAGCTACGTCGTCACCGCGGTGTTCGCGGCTTGAGTATCGAGGTGCGTCGCCGCCGCGATGCCCGCTGA
- a CDS encoding HAD-IIIC family phosphatase has product MSAARTEALEILRDPTAAMTDVLKALSTLDKAKHTGQTVKLGIAANISVELLGTYLRRYAYIADVKLEVITGSYDDLLNDVTDFVSQGVDHVLVIPFFDNLYAAWESQLDGLTTNEQQERMQAWLSKLKLAVGQTASVGRLTLAGAHLWNSRPYGAAGELLLEFNRAMKALADGQANAQFFDTAGIVTHLGEKAALDARFYYSGKAPYTPAFFDEFARRFALATRGFDSYFYKVVALDCDNTLWGGIVGEDGLTGIGLDPYDYPGNVFWTVQQQLRQLESSGVLLCLCTKNNAADVDEVFATHPNAVLKDEHFAAKRVNWEPKVANLQALAKELNLGAESFIFIDDSVFELEAVRTQLPQVRVFQVPKKLSDYPAMLRDVAALCVAGGVISESESKTRHYRQLAESSAAQANFANQEDYLRSLDLEVRIYRDAREQIPRIAELTQKSNQFNLTTRRYTPGEVVALMDRADSTVYSFEVSDRFGKCGVTGVIVVDFTSEHAVVDAFLMSCRVIGRGVEFAVWRAVLEDSRIHGKRALSASYLPTAKNTQVADFFDRLGLSKVEESEDGCRRYEIQLDDFRPADRDWVELIDG; this is encoded by the coding sequence GTGAGTGCTGCTCGCACTGAAGCCTTGGAGATTCTGCGCGACCCAACCGCGGCCATGACCGATGTGCTTAAGGCGTTGTCCACTCTTGACAAGGCAAAACATACCGGCCAGACGGTCAAGCTCGGAATCGCCGCCAACATCTCGGTAGAGCTTCTGGGCACGTATCTCCGTCGCTATGCGTACATCGCGGACGTCAAGTTGGAAGTGATTACGGGCTCCTACGACGATCTGCTGAACGACGTCACGGACTTTGTGAGCCAGGGCGTTGACCACGTGCTTGTGATCCCATTTTTCGACAACCTCTACGCTGCGTGGGAATCTCAACTCGATGGGCTCACGACCAATGAGCAGCAGGAGAGAATGCAGGCCTGGCTCTCCAAACTCAAGCTCGCAGTGGGCCAAACCGCTTCCGTAGGCCGTTTGACGCTTGCCGGCGCCCATCTGTGGAACTCCAGGCCTTACGGAGCCGCAGGGGAGTTGCTGCTCGAATTCAATCGTGCAATGAAGGCCTTGGCGGACGGGCAAGCCAACGCGCAGTTTTTCGACACCGCGGGGATCGTGACTCACCTCGGGGAGAAAGCCGCGTTAGACGCGCGGTTCTATTACTCGGGCAAGGCCCCGTATACCCCCGCCTTCTTTGATGAGTTCGCGCGCCGCTTCGCGCTGGCCACGCGTGGCTTTGATTCGTACTTCTACAAAGTTGTGGCATTGGACTGCGACAACACGCTGTGGGGAGGCATCGTCGGCGAAGATGGGCTGACCGGCATCGGGCTCGATCCGTACGACTACCCAGGCAATGTCTTTTGGACGGTGCAGCAACAGCTTCGCCAGCTTGAATCAAGCGGGGTTTTGCTCTGCCTGTGTACTAAGAACAACGCCGCAGATGTGGACGAGGTATTTGCGACGCACCCTAACGCGGTGCTGAAGGACGAACACTTCGCGGCCAAGAGGGTGAATTGGGAGCCGAAGGTTGCGAACCTGCAAGCTCTGGCGAAGGAGCTAAACCTTGGAGCCGAGAGTTTCATCTTCATCGATGACTCCGTATTCGAGTTGGAGGCCGTTCGCACACAGTTACCCCAAGTCAGGGTGTTCCAGGTCCCGAAAAAGTTGAGCGACTACCCGGCGATGCTTCGCGACGTGGCCGCGCTCTGCGTGGCCGGCGGGGTAATCAGCGAGAGCGAAAGCAAGACTCGTCACTACAGACAGCTGGCCGAGTCATCCGCCGCGCAAGCGAACTTTGCCAATCAAGAGGATTACCTGCGCTCGTTGGACTTGGAGGTGCGCATCTACCGCGACGCGCGCGAGCAGATTCCCCGCATAGCCGAACTGACCCAAAAATCAAACCAGTTCAATTTGACTACGCGCCGTTACACTCCGGGCGAAGTTGTGGCGCTAATGGACCGCGCGGACAGTACCGTGTACTCGTTTGAGGTTAGCGACCGGTTTGGGAAGTGCGGCGTCACAGGCGTGATCGTGGTGGACTTCACCAGCGAACACGCCGTGGTAGACGCGTTCTTGATGAGTTGCCGTGTGATCGGACGGGGGGTTGAGTTTGCTGTGTGGCGTGCCGTCCTTGAAGACTCACGAATACACGGTAAACGCGCCTTGTCGGCGAGTTATCTGCCCACTGCGAAAAACACACAGGTGGCAGACTTCTTTGACCGGCTTGGCCTCTCAAAGGTGGAAGAATCCGAGGACGGTTGCCGCCGTTACGAAATCCAACTGGACGACTTTCGGCCGGCGGATAGGGATTGGGTGGAGTTGATTGATGGTTGA
- a CDS encoding class I adenylate-forming enzyme family protein, which yields MDWLIERFVSAGERTAFIHHGTPFSYGQMVDRISSLELQLRQAGVGHHETVVVLADYAPEVVCMLLALARLRATVVPMTRGSVIEEDEVLSISGCTRRITFSPNGITWEMETHSLPVTNQLMTEFRRTKNPGLVLFSSGSTGKPKGMLYDFSRVVDRFKVQRAPVVAVPFLLLDHFGGINTILAITSSLGTVVTTEDRLLPTICAAIEKYSVDLLPTTPSFLTMLAATDLPTRYDLSSLKRITYGTETMPQATLDRIRERFPNVELQQTYGLSEVGVLRSQSRPDGSLWVRIGGQGFETQVREGILWVRSEFRMLGYLNAPSAFDHDGWFNTQDRVEVDGEWFKILGRVTDLINVAGQKVYPAEVEDVILQLPNVTDVVVKGEKHTLLGQIVVAHVALTEPEPLSELRARVRSACLSKLTDYKVPAKVVLMEAEMYSARFKKVRR from the coding sequence ATGGATTGGCTCATCGAGCGCTTCGTAAGTGCAGGTGAGAGAACGGCTTTCATTCACCACGGCACGCCGTTCAGTTATGGCCAGATGGTTGATCGCATCTCCAGCCTGGAACTCCAACTTCGGCAGGCCGGCGTCGGGCACCATGAAACGGTGGTGGTTCTGGCTGACTACGCGCCTGAAGTTGTGTGCATGCTGCTGGCCCTCGCGAGGCTTCGTGCAACCGTCGTGCCCATGACGCGCGGGTCGGTGATTGAAGAGGATGAGGTGCTCAGCATCTCAGGCTGTACCCGCCGGATCACCTTCTCCCCGAACGGCATTACTTGGGAGATGGAAACACATTCTCTGCCCGTCACCAACCAGCTGATGACTGAATTCCGCCGGACGAAAAACCCAGGCCTGGTGTTGTTCTCATCTGGATCGACAGGCAAGCCTAAAGGAATGCTGTATGACTTTTCGCGTGTCGTGGACCGGTTCAAGGTACAGCGCGCGCCAGTCGTGGCGGTTCCATTCCTCCTGCTTGACCATTTCGGTGGCATTAACACCATCCTTGCCATCACCAGCAGCCTGGGCACCGTGGTTACGACCGAGGACCGTCTCCTGCCGACCATATGTGCGGCAATCGAGAAGTACAGCGTCGACCTGCTGCCGACAACTCCATCATTTCTGACCATGCTCGCGGCGACCGACTTGCCGACGCGTTACGACCTGAGCTCCTTGAAGCGCATCACATATGGCACCGAAACCATGCCGCAAGCCACCCTGGATCGCATCCGTGAGCGTTTCCCCAACGTCGAATTGCAGCAGACGTACGGACTTTCGGAGGTTGGTGTGCTGCGATCTCAGTCACGCCCCGATGGCTCGCTCTGGGTGCGAATTGGGGGACAGGGCTTCGAGACCCAGGTGCGCGAAGGGATATTGTGGGTTCGCTCCGAGTTCCGCATGCTCGGCTACCTCAACGCCCCGTCTGCCTTTGATCACGATGGCTGGTTCAACACGCAGGATCGTGTGGAAGTCGATGGCGAGTGGTTCAAGATCTTGGGCCGCGTGACCGATCTAATAAACGTGGCGGGGCAGAAGGTGTACCCAGCTGAGGTCGAAGATGTCATTTTGCAACTACCAAACGTCACTGACGTGGTTGTTAAGGGCGAGAAACACACACTGCTCGGGCAGATCGTGGTCGCACACGTGGCGCTCACCGAGCCCGAACCGCTGTCGGAGCTACGTGCACGTGTGCGTTCGGCGTGTCTATCCAAGCTCACTGACTACAAGGTGCCGGCCAAAGTGGTGCTGATGGAGGCGGAAATGTATTCCGCAAGGTTTAAGAAAGTACGCAGATAG
- a CDS encoding SDR family NAD(P)-dependent oxidoreductase, which translates to MSASYDEKVVLVTGARRGLGAVVAEHFERRGAQVVGFSRHVDEVPKSDRRYDVAVDIGDASSVSAGFEEIRKRFGKLDICVNNAAVLTSQYAMILPAASAQAMVETNILGTFLVSREAAKLMRKGKWGRIVSVSSMAVSLEPMGDSVYAATKAAVTTLANIMAKELATTNITCNTLGVSAFETDMLSQLPRDKVNAVIAALPLARMATREDVAHVLDFFCGPGSGCITAQTVYLGGVH; encoded by the coding sequence ATGTCCGCAAGCTATGACGAAAAGGTGGTGTTGGTAACCGGCGCGCGTCGGGGCCTGGGCGCCGTGGTCGCTGAACATTTCGAGCGGCGCGGGGCCCAAGTGGTGGGGTTTAGTCGCCATGTCGATGAAGTTCCCAAGTCGGACCGTCGCTACGACGTAGCCGTCGACATCGGGGACGCAAGTTCAGTCAGCGCTGGTTTCGAAGAAATTCGCAAACGTTTCGGCAAGCTGGACATCTGCGTCAACAACGCTGCAGTGCTGACCTCGCAGTACGCGATGATACTGCCGGCCGCGTCGGCCCAGGCCATGGTCGAAACGAATATATTAGGCACGTTCCTCGTCTCACGCGAGGCCGCGAAGCTCATGCGCAAGGGTAAATGGGGTCGCATCGTCAGCGTGAGCTCGATGGCCGTGAGCCTAGAGCCAATGGGCGACTCGGTCTACGCTGCCACCAAGGCTGCGGTCACCACTCTCGCCAACATAATGGCAAAGGAACTGGCCACCACCAACATCACCTGTAACACGCTCGGGGTCAGCGCCTTCGAAACCGACATGTTAAGCCAGCTACCGCGCGATAAAGTCAATGCCGTGATCGCCGCCCTGCCGCTTGCGCGCATGGCGACGCGTGAAGACGTGGCGCATGTGCTCGATTTCTTTTGCGGGCCTGGCAGCGGGTGTATTACTGCGCAGACGGTGTACCTCGGCGGGGTGCATTGA
- a CDS encoding class I SAM-dependent methyltransferase, with translation MTREYTQAAQALIETQARFARGSIERASVEFGSEWDNAFEQLLARVYRDPLAMADAVKGYAAFAVDSMRRQRRFEAEREYPAKTFAEAAQEVYLNDEYMHTQYLPGLLLSHYLWPHHYLQLQYFERFFLPSLAKEAQPRFAEVGIGTGVYSRTALQAVSKAEGLGYDLSPVSVRFTRAHLEAFGLLDRYDTSLRDVIAQPPEDQVSHVICVEVLEHLEDPVALLRALKNMTAPAGKLFITAALNAANADHIYLYRNAEDVLAQAEEAGLHVEHYYFANAYPAPTRGVPVPGAMAMVCTPER, from the coding sequence ATGACCCGCGAGTACACCCAGGCCGCGCAGGCCCTCATCGAGACGCAGGCCCGCTTTGCGCGCGGCAGCATTGAACGGGCCAGCGTCGAGTTCGGTTCTGAATGGGACAACGCCTTCGAGCAGCTACTGGCCCGCGTCTACCGTGATCCACTGGCGATGGCCGACGCGGTCAAGGGTTATGCCGCCTTTGCAGTGGACTCGATGCGCCGCCAACGGCGCTTCGAGGCGGAACGCGAATACCCTGCCAAGACGTTCGCCGAGGCTGCGCAAGAGGTTTACCTGAACGATGAGTACATGCACACGCAATACTTGCCGGGGCTGCTGCTCTCTCATTACCTATGGCCGCATCACTACCTGCAGTTGCAGTATTTCGAGCGGTTCTTCTTGCCCTCGCTGGCTAAAGAGGCCCAACCCCGTTTTGCCGAGGTCGGTATCGGCACAGGTGTGTACTCCCGCACTGCTTTGCAGGCAGTGTCGAAGGCGGAAGGCCTTGGTTACGACCTGAGTCCGGTCTCGGTCCGCTTCACCCGCGCTCACCTCGAGGCTTTTGGGCTGTTGGATCGCTATGACACCAGCTTGCGCGACGTTATCGCGCAGCCACCGGAAGACCAAGTGAGTCACGTGATCTGCGTGGAGGTGCTTGAACACCTCGAAGACCCCGTGGCGTTACTGCGAGCCCTGAAGAACATGACGGCCCCCGCCGGCAAGCTCTTCATCACCGCCGCGCTCAACGCCGCCAACGCCGACCACATTTACCTTTACCGAAATGCCGAGGACGTCCTCGCGCAAGCCGAGGAAGCGGGCCTCCACGTGGAGCACTACTACTTCGCCAACGCCTACCCAGCTCCGACGCGGGGCGTGCCCGTCCCCGGCGCGATGGCCATGGTGTGCACCCCGGAGCGCTGA
- a CDS encoding MBL fold metallo-hydrolase encodes MTTSADALQIVANQGFSSNTYLLASGAPGRCVIVDPGLDSASLEKKLNDLDWAPEAVLCTHGHFDHVGGAAQLQSQHHIPVYLCAADIKAAKMSNFMMAAFKIEKRIELPDFQLIEGEDSRLECGGRSFLFHSVPGHTPGSAVIEVDGLLFSGDSLYAKRIGLSQLPGEDSRTLRRSLRRLFTRVGDEMLVLPGHGGSATLKDIHEKNHKLREFMAEID; translated from the coding sequence ATGACTACCAGCGCCGACGCTTTGCAAATCGTGGCAAACCAAGGCTTTTCCTCAAACACGTACCTTTTAGCCTCTGGCGCACCTGGTCGTTGTGTGATCGTCGACCCAGGACTGGATTCCGCGTCGTTGGAGAAGAAGCTGAACGACCTCGACTGGGCCCCTGAAGCTGTGCTGTGCACTCACGGTCACTTCGACCATGTAGGCGGAGCGGCTCAACTGCAATCGCAGCACCACATCCCTGTCTACCTTTGCGCGGCCGATATAAAAGCGGCCAAAATGTCTAACTTCATGATGGCCGCTTTTAAGATCGAAAAGCGCATCGAACTGCCGGATTTCCAGTTGATAGAGGGCGAGGACTCACGTCTAGAATGCGGCGGGCGGTCGTTCCTCTTTCATTCAGTGCCGGGTCACACCCCCGGCAGCGCTGTGATCGAGGTGGATGGTTTGCTCTTCTCTGGAGACTCGCTGTATGCCAAGCGAATTGGCTTATCTCAATTGCCTGGCGAGGACTCGCGGACGCTGCGCCGCTCACTGCGTCGCCTGTTCACCCGTGTGGGCGACGAGATGCTCGTACTACCGGGACACGGCGGCAGCGCGACGCTGAAAGACATTCACGAAAAGAACCACAAGCTGCGCGAGTTCATGGCGGAGATCGATTGA
- a CDS encoding GNAT family N-acetyltransferase, with product MADITLEGEFVTLRPIAVDDASLTLTWRKSARAANLNVPPQSLEQQTNWIATRPDSEYNFIIELKDGRRVGMVSLTGVDTTHRRAEPGRFLIGDEEAVRGLPVAVEAMKLVYELAFGKLGLQRVHGSVASDNKLMIKWQKFMGMTEEGRLRNHYFINGKFQDAVIFGLLAEEYAAKTKPNMEVFIKAARKAK from the coding sequence ATGGCAGACATCACCCTCGAGGGCGAGTTCGTCACCCTGCGTCCGATAGCGGTGGATGACGCTTCACTGACCCTTACGTGGCGCAAAAGCGCGCGCGCGGCCAACTTGAACGTCCCTCCGCAGAGCCTCGAGCAGCAAACGAATTGGATCGCCACGCGGCCCGACTCGGAATATAACTTCATCATTGAGCTAAAAGATGGCCGTCGCGTAGGTATGGTCTCTCTGACTGGCGTCGATACCACGCACCGCCGTGCTGAACCGGGACGCTTCTTAATCGGGGACGAAGAGGCAGTGCGCGGCCTGCCGGTAGCGGTAGAGGCCATGAAGCTCGTGTACGAGCTGGCGTTCGGCAAGCTGGGATTACAACGAGTGCATGGATCTGTCGCGTCCGACAACAAGCTCATGATCAAGTGGCAGAAATTCATGGGGATGACCGAAGAGGGGCGGTTGCGTAACCACTATTTCATAAACGGAAAATTCCAGGATGCGGTAATTTTTGGTTTGCTGGCCGAAGAGTACGCGGCAAAGACGAAGCCAAATATGGAGGTCTTTATCAAAGCGGCAAGAAAGGCGAAGTGA